The proteins below are encoded in one region of Patescibacteria group bacterium:
- a CDS encoding VIT1/CCC1 transporter family protein, protein MDLQKTYKIQHQTSQLENVIKEIVFGMEDGMVSTLGSVTGIAVGSGNHSTVLLAGLVIIAVESVSMGIGSYLSNQSEEEVSARKLAEEKSEITNYPIEEKEELREMYAKDGWPEKLAVEMSEAASQNPELMLKEMALRELEVFPSRPSISLKGGFYMFGSYIIGGMLPLFSYLFLPIKQAIPVSIVLTLIGLFGLGAAATKSTKQPLIKSGLKMLVIGGVALVVGLIVGILVG, encoded by the coding sequence ATGGATTTACAAAAAACATATAAAATTCAACATCAAACTTCACAACTTGAGAATGTAATCAAGGAAATTGTCTTTGGGATGGAAGATGGTATGGTGTCTACTTTAGGTTCTGTCACCGGTATTGCGGTAGGTAGTGGAAACCATTCTACGGTACTGCTAGCAGGGTTAGTTATTATTGCTGTTGAATCTGTTTCTATGGGCATAGGTTCGTATTTATCCAACCAGTCTGAAGAAGAGGTTTCTGCCAGGAAATTAGCAGAGGAGAAAAGCGAAATTACAAATTATCCAATAGAAGAAAAAGAAGAATTAAGGGAGATGTATGCTAAAGACGGCTGGCCGGAAAAATTGGCAGTGGAGATGTCAGAGGCGGCTTCGCAAAACCCTGAACTCATGTTGAAAGAAATGGCTCTAAGGGAACTGGAAGTATTTCCTTCCCGTCCTTCTATTTCACTCAAAGGCGGGTTTTACATGTTTGGTTCTTATATCATAGGTGGAATGTTGCCACTATTTTCATATTTGTTTTTACCGATCAAGCAAGCCATACCAGTCTCTATAGTTTTAACATTGATTGGACTATTTGGTTTAGGAGCAGCGGCTACTAAGTCCACTAAACAACCATTAATAAAGTCAGGGCTAAAAATGTTAGTGATTGGTGGAGTAGCGCTTGTGGTTGGTTTGATTGTTGGAATATTAGTAGGATAG
- a CDS encoding serine protease: MALLPPAFLKSVVSIEVIEGQEAKCRGTGFLLFRVYNKEGERYSGQLFLVTAAHVLIDIERDGFEKLYLRFDKNGEAIAQKFSIPTHRAPGLRSFFCPESGKDVAVIPLDKETLEENEIDFVSILDTETGLRPEQFDEVGLSVGDEIFFLGFPLGMRGENKNYAICRSGIIARRDPELAKNSILYLDAPVFPGNSGGPVFCKPQVVSIQGTKSINRAYLIGIATHYYWQTKHSEAAMTENKILELVEGHLGLSKIVTLDAVYEAIGVFEKALSDKEVDISPSAPPAE, translated from the coding sequence ATGGCCTTGCTTCCACCAGCCTTTTTGAAATCAGTCGTTTCAATTGAAGTTATCGAGGGCCAAGAGGCGAAATGCCGCGGCACGGGATTTTTATTATTCAGAGTATATAATAAAGAGGGCGAACGTTATTCTGGTCAATTATTCTTAGTAACGGCCGCGCATGTTCTAATTGATATTGAGCGTGATGGGTTTGAAAAATTGTACCTAAGATTTGATAAAAACGGCGAAGCGATTGCACAGAAATTTTCCATTCCGACTCATCGCGCACCAGGTCTAAGGAGCTTTTTTTGTCCTGAATCAGGTAAAGATGTTGCTGTAATTCCACTCGACAAAGAAACTCTTGAAGAAAATGAAATTGATTTTGTCAGTATCCTCGACACTGAAACAGGACTCCGTCCTGAGCAATTTGATGAGGTGGGCTTATCTGTTGGTGATGAAATTTTTTTTCTTGGATTTCCACTTGGAATGCGCGGTGAAAACAAAAACTACGCTATCTGTAGATCGGGCATTATAGCGAGACGAGACCCCGAGCTTGCCAAAAACTCAATCTTATACCTTGATGCCCCAGTTTTCCCGGGTAATAGCGGCGGACCAGTTTTTTGCAAACCACAAGTTGTTTCTATCCAAGGGACAAAATCAATAAATCGTGCCTACCTAATAGGTATAGCCACACATTATTACTGGCAAACAAAGCACAGTGAAGCGGCTATGACCGAGAATAAAATACTTGAGTTAGTGGAAGGCCATCTAGGCCTGTCAAAAATAGTTACGCTAGATGCCGTTTATGAAGCTATCGGTGTATTCGAAAAAGCACTGTCCGATAAAGAGGTAGATATATCACCTAGTGCTCCACCTGCTGAATAG
- a CDS encoding abortive infection family protein, with translation MILLYQGSGASGFELVGEPMPEERWQRIATNAARLLLRRGQSRAAELLSLIPFSISEGSNYFGDDFYVLHATVPLDDYEEMGALKTTQQDEEAFMHVAYCISEVGGPFIRFICIYPELVDVPAPVSTPKPHNTTAVVDRALLDAENLLATNGPISAMDRAHTALHGYMKNLCEEMGVAETDNKSITEFFKILRTKHPAFTSEVTRSHDVDRVLKSFASILDAMNTFRNQSSLAHPNNSLLAEAEAMLVINSARSLLHYINQKMLR, from the coding sequence ATGATACTTTTATACCAAGGCAGTGGTGCATCTGGATTTGAACTTGTCGGTGAACCTATGCCCGAGGAACGATGGCAACGTATCGCCACGAATGCTGCCCGCTTGTTGCTTCGTCGAGGACAGTCTCGTGCAGCAGAATTGTTATCCTTGATACCGTTTTCGATAAGTGAAGGTTCTAATTATTTTGGCGATGACTTTTATGTTTTGCATGCAACGGTACCACTGGATGATTATGAAGAAATGGGTGCCCTGAAAACAACCCAGCAAGATGAGGAGGCTTTCATGCATGTTGCTTATTGTATAAGTGAGGTCGGGGGGCCTTTTATTCGTTTTATTTGTATTTATCCAGAATTAGTTGATGTTCCTGCACCAGTTTCAACACCAAAACCTCATAATACGACGGCTGTTGTTGATCGTGCACTGCTTGATGCCGAGAATCTCTTGGCCACAAATGGTCCGATCAGCGCCATGGATAGGGCCCACACAGCATTGCATGGCTACATGAAAAATTTATGTGAAGAAATGGGAGTAGCGGAAACGGATAACAAGAGTATTACGGAATTTTTCAAAATATTGAGAACAAAGCATCCAGCTTTTACTTCTGAAGTTACACGATCACATGACGTGGATCGAGTTTTGAAATCTTTCGCATCAATACTTGATGCAATGAATACGTTTCGCAATCAATCCAGTCTCGCTCACCCCAACAATAGCTTGCTCGCAGAGGCGGAAGCTATGCTTGTTATAAATAGTGCGCGTTCTTTATTGCACTATATAAATCAAAAAATGTTACGGTGA
- a CDS encoding ATP-binding protein, whose protein sequence is MTQEPFLNPFRPGAGQPPPYLAGRDPEKQAFINLLQQEVIMKNMILTGLRGTGKTVLVDSFKPVALVNQWLWAGTDLSESASVSENTIATRILTDLSIITSQLKGQKDKMGFGGETDEVSLDYAALLEYYNGQPGLVSDKLRSTLEFVWNNVKKASPQVKGIVIAYDEAQKMSDQGKEGQYPLSVLLEVFQSLQKRGYPLLLVLVGLPTLQQRLVDARTYAERMFEVTELHGLSDTESREAVLKPIQRENCPVTFGDTSVGIIVKESGGYPYFIQFLCREAFNSFLSQMTQGRNDPSVPLEEIIAKLDIDFFAARWNNATDRERELLSVMSTLDNCQDEFTVKEVVEQWGRLLQSPISSSHASQIFAKLVIDGLIYRTRYGKYRLGIPLLDRFIKRQRILSAISE, encoded by the coding sequence ATGACACAGGAACCTTTTCTGAACCCCTTCCGCCCCGGCGCTGGTCAACCGCCTCCTTACTTGGCTGGTCGTGACCCTGAAAAACAAGCATTCATAAACTTGCTCCAGCAGGAGGTCATTATGAAAAACATGATTCTGACTGGCCTACGTGGTACGGGCAAGACCGTTCTCGTCGATAGCTTCAAACCCGTCGCTCTTGTGAATCAGTGGCTTTGGGCAGGTACCGATCTTTCTGAGTCGGCTAGTGTTTCAGAAAACACCATTGCTACAAGAATATTGACTGACCTCTCGATTATTACATCGCAACTCAAGGGACAAAAGGACAAGATGGGTTTTGGCGGGGAAACAGACGAAGTTTCCCTAGACTACGCTGCATTGCTTGAATATTACAATGGTCAGCCAGGGCTGGTGTCAGACAAACTTCGAAGTACACTCGAATTTGTTTGGAATAATGTAAAAAAAGCTAGCCCTCAAGTAAAAGGAATAGTAATCGCTTACGATGAGGCACAAAAAATGAGTGATCAAGGGAAAGAAGGACAGTATCCGTTGTCAGTACTTTTAGAGGTTTTTCAATCGTTACAAAAAAGAGGTTATCCCTTACTACTTGTTCTCGTTGGTCTTCCAACGCTTCAGCAGCGTTTGGTTGATGCGAGGACTTACGCGGAGCGCATGTTTGAGGTGACAGAGCTTCATGGTCTCTCTGACACAGAGAGCAGAGAAGCGGTTCTAAAACCGATACAAAGGGAAAACTGTCCCGTAACATTTGGCGATACGTCAGTAGGAATAATTGTGAAAGAGTCGGGTGGTTATCCTTATTTCATTCAGTTTCTTTGTCGGGAAGCATTCAATAGTTTTTTGAGCCAGATGACACAAGGAAGGAATGATCCGAGCGTTCCCCTTGAAGAAATAATAGCCAAGCTTGATATAGACTTCTTTGCAGCGCGCTGGAATAACGCCACCGACAGGGAACGAGAATTACTGTCTGTTATGTCTACATTAGACAACTGCCAAGATGAATTCACAGTAAAGGAGGTAGTTGAGCAATGGGGAAGGCTGCTCCAGAGCCCTATTAGTTCAAGCCACGCAAGTCAAATATTTGCAAAGCTCGTTATTGACGGCCTTATTTACCGAACTCGGTATGGTAAGTATCGCCTCGGTATCCCGTTACTGGATAGATTTATCAAGCGCCAACGGATACTTTCTGCTATTAGTGAGTAG
- a CDS encoding DUF350 domain-containing protein yields MGYILKQYLITFGWALTGAISMAFALGILAKVFSWLTPIDEWEELKKGNYAVAIVFGATILGAAFVIAHIVTG; encoded by the coding sequence ATGGGCTACATACTAAAGCAGTACTTGATCACTTTCGGCTGGGCACTTACCGGCGCTATTTCTATGGCGTTTGCGCTCGGCATTCTCGCCAAAGTCTTTTCTTGGCTTACCCCGATAGATGAGTGGGAGGAACTCAAAAAAGGGAATTACGCTGTAGCTATCGTATTTGGGGCAACTATTCTTGGTGCAGCCTTTGTTATTGCACACATCGTTACAGGCTAA
- a CDS encoding YHYH domain-containing protein, translating into MKRRAAIATVLVIMAPTLAWAHPGRTDANGCHTNKKTSEYHCHGAPATTSARTDAPVAARETARATSPSVEPSAAVCNFDLYNCSDFASGEKAQATFLVCGGINKDIHQLDKDNDGLACEELSN; encoded by the coding sequence ATGAAGCGTAGAGCAGCTATTGCAACCGTCCTGGTCATAATGGCACCGACGCTTGCTTGGGCACACCCAGGACGCACTGATGCCAACGGGTGCCATACCAACAAGAAAACGAGCGAGTATCACTGCCACGGGGCTCCAGCAACAACATCTGCACGTACGGATGCGCCAGTTGCCGCTCGAGAAACCGCGCGAGCTACGTCGCCAAGCGTTGAACCAAGCGCTGCCGTTTGTAATTTTGACCTCTATAACTGCAGTGATTTTGCTAGTGGAGAAAAGGCGCAAGCAACCTTTTTAGTCTGCGGAGGAATAAATAAAGACATTCATCAATTAGACAAAGACAATGACGGCCTTGCTTGCGAAGAACTGAGCAACTAA
- the tsaD gene encoding tRNA (adenosine(37)-N6)-threonylcarbamoyltransferase complex transferase subunit TsaD: protein MNKRVRILGIETSCDESGIALLDASRDKHGTIQLSLQYNFLHSQIATHRKTGGVVPEIAAREHAIRLPGLLTQLEKKIPLSELKKSIDAIAVTSGPGLVTSLVTGVEVARTISYLWQKPLVPVNHLEGHIYANLLAGGKWPIANGKTIRGEISDGKLPMANGEGEKGRTPGDNAANFTFPLLALLVSGGHTELILMKRHLSYIVLGSTRDDAAGEAFDKTAKLLGLPYPGGPALSRLAKQGKPIIKLPRPMLDKKYNLDFSFSGLKTAAAMQIEKGGVRKADMAASIETAIVETLVEKTCRAAEQYLPKTIVLAGGVAANTKLQMRLAEALTVRAPKATLLTPAIEFATDNGAMIAAAGAVRFLLNKKRPLVIDPHLPL from the coding sequence ATGAACAAACGGGTTCGGATATTAGGAATTGAAACGTCATGCGACGAAAGCGGGATTGCTTTGCTGGATGCCTCGCGAGACAAGCACGGCACCATTCAGTTGTCTTTGCAGTACAACTTTCTTCACTCACAAATTGCCACCCACAGAAAGACCGGCGGGGTAGTGCCAGAGATTGCGGCGCGAGAACATGCTATTCGTTTGCCGGGTCTTCTTACCCAACTTGAAAAAAAAATCCCACTTTCAGAATTAAAAAAATCAATTGATGCCATTGCTGTTACTAGTGGGCCGGGCCTTGTAACTTCTCTAGTTACTGGCGTGGAAGTCGCTCGTACTATTAGCTACCTGTGGCAAAAGCCGCTGGTGCCGGTGAACCATCTTGAGGGACATATTTATGCGAACTTGTTGGCAGGTGGCAAATGGCCAATAGCAAATGGCAAGACAATAAGGGGGGAGATTTCAGATGGTAAATTGCCAATGGCAAATGGCGAAGGGGAAAAGGGAAGAACTCCGGGTGACAACGCGGCCAATTTCACTTTTCCATTGCTGGCGCTACTGGTTTCGGGTGGGCACACCGAGCTTATTTTAATGAAGCGTCATCTCTCGTATATCGTGCTTGGCTCTACCCGAGATGATGCTGCGGGTGAGGCATTTGATAAGACAGCAAAACTGCTTGGGCTCCCATACCCGGGTGGGCCGGCGCTTTCACGACTGGCGAAGCAAGGGAAGCCAATCATAAAACTACCTCGGCCGATGCTCGACAAAAAATATAATCTTGACTTTAGTTTCTCTGGTTTAAAAACGGCTGCGGCAATGCAGATTGAAAAAGGGGGAGTGCGTAAGGCTGACATGGCAGCAAGTATTGAAACGGCTATCGTTGAAACCCTTGTTGAAAAAACGTGTCGAGCGGCCGAACAGTACTTGCCAAAAACTATTGTGCTGGCTGGTGGTGTAGCCGCAAACACAAAACTACAAATGCGTTTAGCAGAAGCGCTGACCGTGCGCGCCCCAAAAGCAACCTTGCTCACCCCGGCCATAGAGTTCGCAACGGACAATGGTGCCATGATTGCAGCGGCTGGGGCGGTACGTTTTCTTTTGAACAAAAAGCGGCCGCTCGTTATTGACCCGCACTTGCCTCTGTAG
- the tsaE gene encoding tRNA (adenosine(37)-N6)-threonylcarbamoyltransferase complex ATPase subunit type 1 TsaE has translation MTKKKQQSVTLPLANLQATKALAVRLAKLARGGDVFGLVGNLGAGKTTFTQFFAAALGVKSRVISPTYTLVQFHAGKKFTLCHIDSYRAHSAEEICMAGLDDALADKNCIVIVEWADTIAPALPPHTTWLQFSRQGTKRTVTITTP, from the coding sequence ATGACTAAGAAGAAACAGCAGAGCGTAACGCTCCCACTGGCAAATTTACAAGCCACAAAAGCCCTTGCCGTTCGCCTCGCGAAGCTCGCCCGAGGGGGTGACGTCTTTGGACTCGTTGGAAATCTTGGCGCCGGCAAAACAACCTTTACGCAGTTCTTTGCAGCCGCACTTGGTGTAAAGTCACGAGTGATTAGCCCAACCTATACGCTGGTCCAATTTCATGCCGGAAAAAAATTCACCCTCTGCCACATTGATAGCTACCGGGCGCACAGTGCCGAGGAAATATGTATGGCGGGGTTGGACGACGCTTTGGCCGATAAAAACTGCATTGTCATAGTCGAGTGGGCGGACACGATAGCGCCAGCTCTGCCGCCACACACTACCTGGCTACAGTTTTCTCGCCAAGGAACAAAAAGAACGGTGACAATTACGACTCCTTAA
- a CDS encoding GspE/PulE family protein, protein MGAAGNASDRTVRVASPDASGKLADKLRSLRFEAKEREVEEQATTVGAVYFNLKGFPINPDSVSLISEDEARSLGLICFWYSIDDLRLGSINPTSPAVREKVAALAAEHHTTPTLYLISYESFRLALDTYRRVPRPYVTTRGVSISTGDLEKYTQGGRQSDTLGEIKKAISGASTSDVVTAIIAGALQTRASDIHIEASNAGLALRFRIDGVLYPVLSFPATMYDALVKRLKLLSGLKINITDKPQDGRFTIAEAADKVDVRISTLPSAYGESVVLRLLRWNARGVALETLGLTGHAKEVLLAELEKPNGMILTTGPTGSGKTTTLYAMLVRLAKPENKIITLEDPIEYQLPGITQSQIDQTRGYTFAAGLRSMLRQDPNVVMVGEIRDAETADVAANAALTGHLVLSTLHTNNAAGAIPRLLNIGLARFLLPAALNVIIGQRLVRRLCESCKVPTMPEEKLAARVAAILATLPHVDRDELPKNQTFYTSPGCEACQQLQYRGQIGIYEVLLVDADIENAILSGAELSESAVLTMARKNGMRTMVEDGVLKALQGITSLEEVFRVTSEEG, encoded by the coding sequence ATGGGCGCGGCCGGTAATGCGAGCGACCGCACGGTGCGAGTCGCTTCGCCCGACGCCTCGGGTAAGTTGGCGGACAAGCTCCGTTCACTTCGTTTTGAAGCAAAAGAGCGAGAGGTAGAAGAGCAAGCCACTACTGTTGGCGCTGTCTATTTTAATTTGAAGGGATTTCCAATTAATCCCGATAGCGTTTCTTTGATTTCAGAAGATGAAGCTCGTTCACTCGGATTGATTTGCTTTTGGTACTCAATAGATGACCTTCGGCTAGGTAGTATTAATCCAACGTCTCCAGCGGTACGTGAAAAAGTTGCGGCGCTCGCAGCAGAACACCATACCACGCCGACCCTCTACCTCATTTCGTATGAAAGTTTTCGCCTCGCCCTTGATACCTATCGACGGGTGCCACGACCGTACGTAACCACCCGTGGCGTTAGTATTTCTACCGGAGATCTTGAAAAGTATACCCAAGGTGGTCGGCAAAGTGACACGTTAGGTGAAATCAAGAAAGCAATTTCAGGCGCCTCAACGAGTGATGTGGTCACGGCAATCATTGCGGGGGCACTGCAAACACGGGCGAGCGACATACATATTGAAGCCAGTAACGCCGGTCTGGCACTACGGTTTCGTATTGATGGTGTTCTCTATCCCGTCCTTTCGTTTCCGGCGACTATGTATGACGCTTTGGTTAAACGATTAAAATTGTTGTCTGGACTAAAAATAAATATTACCGACAAACCACAAGATGGTCGCTTCACTATCGCTGAGGCCGCTGACAAGGTTGATGTTCGTATTTCTACACTACCAAGTGCGTATGGAGAAAGTGTTGTGTTGCGGCTCCTTCGCTGGAATGCGCGTGGGGTAGCCCTTGAAACGCTCGGCCTCACCGGGCACGCAAAAGAGGTATTGTTAGCCGAACTAGAAAAGCCAAATGGCATGATTCTGACGACCGGTCCAACCGGTTCTGGTAAGACAACAACGCTCTACGCCATGTTGGTGCGGTTAGCAAAACCAGAGAACAAGATTATTACTCTGGAAGATCCGATTGAATATCAGCTGCCGGGTATTACGCAAAGCCAAATTGATCAGACGCGGGGCTACACGTTTGCGGCTGGACTCCGTTCAATGTTGCGACAAGATCCAAATGTGGTTATGGTCGGCGAAATTCGTGATGCGGAAACGGCGGATGTGGCGGCGAACGCGGCGCTCACGGGGCATTTGGTGCTCTCTACGCTCCACACAAATAATGCCGCTGGTGCTATTCCGCGCCTCTTAAATATTGGGCTGGCTCGGTTTCTTTTACCAGCCGCCCTAAACGTTATCATTGGTCAGCGGTTGGTTCGTCGTCTTTGTGAATCGTGTAAAGTACCGACGATGCCAGAAGAAAAATTGGCCGCTCGTGTGGCCGCTATCCTGGCAACCCTTCCGCACGTTGATCGTGATGAGTTACCAAAGAACCAAACCTTCTACACCAGCCCGGGTTGCGAAGCGTGTCAGCAGCTGCAGTACCGCGGACAAATTGGTATTTATGAAGTACTGCTGGTTGATGCAGATATTGAAAATGCAATTTTGTCAGGCGCTGAACTTTCTGAGTCAGCAGTGCTTACAATGGCCAGGAAAAATGGTATGCGCACTATGGTTGAGGACGGTGTGCTGAAGGCGCTACAGGGAATTACGAGTCTTGAAGAAGTGTTCCGCGTAACCAGTGAAGAAGGTTAA
- the ftsH gene encoding ATP-dependent zinc metalloprotease FtsH, whose translation MKNLLRSFLFFILIFFALAGMVAVVSNYRSSTETVSLSAFVTDISAGSVKSILVSDGATILYTLQDGSEKMAHKESQDSLPALLQSYGVSAEAIRALPITVKTEGGFSYWLGAVLPILLPIALIGLLFYFMLRQVQGMNNRAMTFGQSTAREASDQRREKTTFADIAGAHEAKQELEEVVEFLAQPEKFQAVGAKIPRGVLLVGAPGTGKTLLARAVAGEAGVPFIHISGSEFVEMFVGVGASRVRDLFRRAKKLAPAIIFIDEIDAVGRQRGSGLGGSHDEREQTLNQILVEMDGFETSTNVIVMAATNRPDVLDAALLRPGRFDRRVMIDLPDINDREAILAVHAKNKPMAPTVVLREVAARTPGLSGADLANVLNEAAILAARHGDKAISQTAILESVEKVILGPERRNQVISDKEKKITAYHEAGHALVAHLLPNADPVHKISIISRGHAAGYTLKLPLEDKRFHTKSEFIDDLAVMLGGYTAEQEVFDELTTGASNDLRQATKLSKSIIVDYGMSVLGPRTFGHREEMIFLGREIHEQRDYSEDTAKQIDEEVAALLKRAQATAKRLIKENRPTLERIVAALLEKETLERQAFEAIMAEPVAA comes from the coding sequence ATGAAAAATTTACTTCGCAGCTTCCTCTTCTTCATCCTCATCTTCTTCGCACTCGCGGGGATGGTCGCTGTTGTTTCTAATTATCGCAGCAGCACAGAGACCGTAAGTCTTAGCGCATTTGTCACCGATATTTCTGCCGGTTCAGTAAAAAGCATACTCGTTAGTGATGGAGCAACGATTCTCTATACGTTGCAAGACGGGTCTGAGAAGATGGCGCACAAAGAATCACAAGATTCATTGCCAGCGCTGTTGCAGAGCTATGGCGTTTCAGCGGAAGCTATTCGGGCGCTCCCCATTACCGTAAAGACCGAGGGTGGTTTCTCGTATTGGCTGGGGGCAGTGCTTCCAATCCTCTTACCCATCGCGCTCATTGGACTGCTCTTCTACTTCATGTTGCGGCAGGTGCAAGGCATGAACAATCGTGCCATGACGTTTGGACAAAGCACCGCTCGAGAAGCAAGTGACCAGCGCCGCGAGAAAACGACCTTTGCCGACATTGCTGGCGCTCACGAGGCAAAGCAAGAATTAGAAGAAGTCGTGGAGTTTTTGGCTCAGCCAGAAAAATTTCAGGCCGTTGGCGCCAAGATTCCCCGTGGCGTTTTATTGGTTGGCGCTCCGGGTACAGGCAAAACGCTTTTAGCGAGAGCGGTTGCGGGTGAAGCCGGTGTTCCTTTTATCCACATTTCTGGTTCAGAATTTGTGGAAATGTTTGTTGGGGTTGGGGCTTCGCGGGTGCGCGATCTATTCCGCCGTGCTAAAAAGCTTGCCCCGGCTATCATTTTTATCGATGAAATCGATGCCGTTGGCCGTCAGCGTGGTAGCGGGTTGGGTGGCTCGCACGACGAACGAGAGCAAACACTAAATCAGATACTTGTTGAGATGGACGGGTTTGAAACATCAACCAACGTGATTGTTATGGCGGCCACAAACCGGCCTGATGTGTTGGATGCCGCCCTCCTCCGACCCGGTCGTTTTGATAGACGAGTGATGATTGACCTTCCCGACATTAACGATCGTGAGGCAATTCTTGCCGTACATGCAAAAAACAAACCAATGGCACCAACCGTTGTCTTACGAGAGGTGGCTGCTCGAACACCGGGACTGTCTGGTGCGGATCTCGCCAACGTATTAAACGAAGCGGCTATCTTGGCTGCGCGTCATGGAGACAAAGCGATTTCACAAACGGCGATTTTAGAGAGCGTTGAAAAAGTTATCCTTGGCCCAGAACGTCGTAATCAAGTGATCTCAGACAAAGAGAAGAAAATTACTGCATACCACGAGGCTGGTCATGCGCTCGTTGCACACTTGTTGCCAAACGCCGACCCGGTGCATAAAATCTCCATTATTTCTCGCGGTCATGCCGCAGGGTACACATTAAAACTGCCACTCGAAGACAAACGGTTCCACACGAAGAGTGAGTTTATTGACGACCTGGCTGTTATGTTGGGCGGCTACACCGCCGAGCAAGAAGTGTTTGATGAGTTAACCACCGGTGCGTCGAACGATTTGCGGCAGGCTACGAAACTGTCGAAGAGTATTATCGTTGATTATGGTATGAGCGTGCTTGGCCCACGAACCTTCGGGCATCGAGAAGAGATGATATTCTTGGGTAGAGAAATACACGAACAGCGAGATTATAGTGAAGACACCGCCAAGCAGATTGATGAAGAAGTAGCCGCACTATTGAAGCGGGCACAGGCAACAGCTAAGCGACTCATTAAAGAAAATCGACCGACTCTTGAACGCATTGTGGCCGCACTTCTTGAAAAAGAAACATTAGAGCGGCAAGCATTTGAAGCAATAATGGCAGAACCGGTGGCGGCCTAA
- a CDS encoding S1 RNA-binding domain-containing protein, translating into MIKVTTKNPSKIATSEIQQLLEDRQYWSLPKVGDVVSGIVSSITKTEVHLDLGGYSGVIRGRELYNESEDYAKLGLGDPAEATVLDLENELGEVELSFRFAGQQRSWGKLEDLRDAGELVTVTVREANKGGLIVDVNNVEGFLPVSQLSAEHYPRVPGGDKVRILEKLKEFIGEKFVVKVLDASLDDGKLIVSEKKVEEDKQVEKINAHRVGEVCEGPITAIADFGAFMEFAPGLTGLIHISELAWQRVENPSEIVVMDQKVKAQIININGPKVFLSVKRLLPDPWKTVQEKYAIGTRVKGKIRKINSFGLFVELDPEIHGLAHVSELGMAPEEVAEKVKLGDEMEFTIVSLKPLEYRLGLSLTKTAADVAASAKEEPVTEDDNTKKESAV; encoded by the coding sequence ATGATTAAAGTAACAACGAAAAACCCCAGCAAAATCGCTACTTCAGAGATTCAGCAGCTTCTCGAAGATCGGCAATATTGGTCACTGCCAAAGGTTGGCGATGTCGTTTCCGGTATCGTTAGCAGTATTACAAAAACAGAAGTTCACCTTGATTTAGGTGGCTATTCTGGTGTCATCCGTGGTCGGGAGCTTTATAATGAATCAGAAGACTATGCAAAGTTGGGGCTTGGCGACCCGGCCGAAGCAACCGTTCTTGATCTTGAAAACGAGCTTGGTGAAGTTGAACTCTCCTTCAGATTTGCTGGACAGCAACGGTCGTGGGGTAAACTGGAAGACCTTCGTGATGCCGGCGAGTTAGTGACGGTAACCGTGCGAGAGGCGAACAAGGGTGGGCTCATTGTTGACGTCAACAATGTTGAAGGTTTCTTGCCTGTCTCACAGCTCTCAGCCGAGCACTACCCACGGGTTCCTGGTGGTGACAAGGTCCGCATTCTAGAAAAATTGAAAGAATTTATTGGTGAGAAGTTTGTCGTTAAGGTGCTTGACGCAAGCCTAGATGACGGGAAACTGATTGTTTCCGAAAAGAAGGTTGAAGAGGACAAACAGGTGGAGAAGATTAATGCGCATCGTGTTGGTGAGGTCTGTGAAGGTCCAATTACTGCCATTGCCGACTTCGGTGCCTTCATGGAGTTTGCCCCGGGGCTCACTGGTCTCATCCATATTTCAGAGTTGGCCTGGCAGCGGGTTGAGAATCCTTCAGAAATTGTCGTGATGGACCAAAAAGTAAAAGCGCAGATTATTAACATCAATGGCCCAAAGGTTTTCTTGTCGGTTAAGCGGCTTCTCCCTGACCCATGGAAAACAGTACAAGAGAAGTACGCTATTGGGACTCGAGTAAAGGGGAAAATCAGAAAGATAAACAGCTTTGGGTTGTTCGTGGAGCTTGACCCTGAAATTCATGGTTTGGCACACGTCTCAGAATTGGGTATGGCTCCCGAAGAGGTTGCTGAAAAAGTAAAGTTAGGTGACGAGATGGAGTTCACCATCGTTTCATTAAAGCCGCTTGAATATCGCCTTGGCTTGTCGCTTACAAAAACAGCCGCTGATGTTGCGGCCAGTGCAAAAGAAGAGCCCGTAACTGAAGATGATAATACGAAGAAAGAATCGGCCGTCTAA